The genomic stretch ACTTCAATCAACTTACAAGAACGTCCCCGATAACGTTTTTTACGAGTATGCGATATTATGTCAGCGGTATTGTTCACTACTTCATAATATCACACTGTTGTTTCAAACTTGGGTGAAATTTATTTGCAATCCTTTTCTATAGCGAAATcatttaaacctctaaaattatgtaACAATTCGGGAAGAACCAATAAACCTCTTTAGCTAGcttgcgtagctggcgggattagcgtGGGAATGGTGTTTTGGCGGCGGAACCGCGAGAAGAGTGGGTACAAGCCAATTTGTAGTTCCCAACACAGGTCATGtgcatgtgataatactctaaaaactatttaattttctttcaagtttCGTCGTATTCACGTGACTATCTATGCAtgatttatgaaaagacaaaggatcaagttcccctaggaccactattgggaaaacaaaacatacaagctaaagaggtttATTGGCACATGCCGTAAGGTACCTCTAGTTTCAAGTAGACACTactatatatgtatgtataacATCTGTTGTCCTGCGCATATTATATACTTCATACCCCATAAAGATCTATGGGAATCTCAAGTGGAAATCAGGAGGTCCAACGAAAATGCCGCTGACCATAAACATCCCCTCACACATATTCCTAAACGTGAGATTATGATATCCTGGCTTTACTCTTGTCGAAACGGTATCAAACTGATCAAATCCGTAGGTTTCAGAAAAATAAACAGCtgtattattatcgttatcaaGCCAAATGGTAGCATTACATCGTTTATTGTTCATGACCATAACTGTCACGGACCGCGAACGGATCGGAAGATCTTTAACTTTCAGATCTGGAACGAAGACACTTAGTTTAAGGTAACTAAACATTTTCTCCCCACACCAACCGCCAAAGGCATCTGGACGAAGCGGTTTGTCCTTgctttttagttttaaacacATCGAAAAGCCTACGTTATctacaattttaaattttagacTAGGGTGGTGAATCGGTTTAGACGCATCTGGCGTTTTTCCTGTCCAACACAGTGGTTGTCTCAAAACTTCTGATTCGCTTTTGATAAACAGAATTTTCGGTAACTTGGTGTCTTTGGTTTCCAGCACTTGACCAATGCCTTTGTTAATATCGCTTATTACTTCCTTGATAACGCTTCTTACATGCTtaatcatcatcgtcaccaCAAGCGCGTGCGCCTTAATGTTCATATGTTTGCCATCTGTGCCAGTCGTGTTCTTAATCACAGCTCTCCATTCTCCCTTTTCTTTACGGCAAAGCAATTCTCTTAAACTCAGTGAAGTAATATTGTAATAGCCTGCGAGCTTAGTTTGACCAAAACATTCGAGATTTTCACATACACTACCCTTATAACGTACAAGGTTAATAAACAGTACCGCTGGCATCGACGGATGCGTCAGGACTTGTCGAGTTAATTGCTCCAGTGGCACAATGTTGTTGTGGTCATTGACAGAGACTTCTATCAGGACAATATCAATCTTTTCGCGCGCTGCAAGGAACGTTTGGTAGCAATAAGAATAAAAGTAACTTCCACTTGCCCCAATAGCCAGTTGAATTTCTTTCATAAGGGCCTTTGTTATACCACCAATGTAACTATTCCACCAATCGATAAAGACTCTGAAGTATAATCCATCTAAACTCTTCTCATCCCCTCCTAAATAACCTCCTGCACTATTTGACCCTCCCAGCACGACAAGGTTGATATCTTCGCCCCCCAAAGCCTTTCTTAGAACCTTCTTCATTCTGCTAGTATTACCAGCTTTAATGGCGTTTGACATCAACTTGTCTTCAAAGTACCATGGACTGAACACATCGTCATCGGTATCTAGCGCACCTTGTACTTCGTCGAGTGTTCCATACTGCAACAAAGTAGATTTTAAAGGGCGGGGCTTGAAGATGTACACAGAATACAGGAACAGGATGACACAAGCGAAGAAGGCAAATAAATACTTGCTCAAATGCGTCATGGTTTTTCTTGTCCACACGGAGACTGTAATTATTGCGTAGGATATATTCTTGGATGCAAGTGTTTCCTTTAATTTCTCGTCTAGAAGAAAAAGCAGGAAAAGCAGTCAATATTTCAGGCCTTGTAAgacttttctattatttttactcttataaaaaattacaattattattagattaaattattattattattattattattattattattattatttgaaaagttatttttagtttatctttgttttttagtttttttaatgcGTGTTCCCAATTAGTGCCGATGGCGCTAGAACGACCAGACACAATAACAAAGggctatgtatgtatgtatgttcgGTAGATAAGCATTGAAGGCGTGAGTTACTAGCGGTTTAATTTGGTGGGCATGCACTACTCAGGTTGGGCCCCCAATCATTCAGTCAAAAAGTGATGGGGGGTGGCCTATCTCTAAGCACTTTAAAAGcgtcattgtctgagaaagtgttccaggggccaaaagttctggtcaaccgatttggctgaaacttgacACAGAAGTTGGGTACTTCTCTGacttttagttttggagttacaggggggggggggggggggggaggggctcattttttgccctttgagaACAAAAAATCCAGCCCTCCAGGTGGCATTTTGAAAGTGCCATAAGACTCCACTGGTAGGTATTcattgtgctgccaaatgaatttgaccatgaattctactataatagagctttcagtttATGCATGaaactttgtcctcaaggtattgAACAGAGAGGAGCCTTGGGCTAGAGcttggccaaaattgatgttaaaattacaacccaaaatacCCATTTGATTGATTGTAATGTTCATTTCCTTGGTCCCTAAGAAGAGCACTAAACATTCAGCAAATTTATCGCCGCAATCTCTagatcaaaaaaaaaagaaaaaaaaaaaacaagtgcgATAAGAATAATTTGTCTGCTCGAACTGATTGTTTACATTCACCTTGTCATGTACATGTGCACACTCgaagacccaggggcagttagtcgggacGATacaatgttcgtggtgaaagtttacagtaaactttcaccacgaacattgtATCgtcccgactaactgcccctgggtctccgaggatgacgcTTATCACGCAATGCACAATTTTCCCagggggcggatctagggggagggtgcagggggtgcgcaccccccccccccctgagatgacctacggttttctaatacaactggtattctgccaaaaaaaaaaatgtggtttattggtgttgaagtagagcaagagacgagtgcaccccctcctaaaaaaaatcctggatccgcccctgtttccGGTGTCCATTATTTGCCCATTCCGTCGAAGATCTTCGCAAACATGCTGTTTTTAAGCTTTTCgatgaaattgacattttcagcgagaAAATGTCATTAAAACGTCGTCGCAAAAGCGACCGAACTAGTTGGTATTATTGGATTTGCTTGGAATAATGCGTAGGCAATGAACACACATGTGTTGTACTTGAATTGGAACTGACTCTGAATCGTTCTGGAAGAGTACGGAAGATTCGtatatttttgtgaaaaattagtatgtgtaatcaaatggtgacgagtgaaattagggaataatttcacgcgcgttttgtccaaatccttataattttagAAAAATTGTTGAAGAACCTTACTGGGGGGTACTAGCAGGTTCTAACAACAAACACACGAGTTCTTGTTCAATCGACTCTCTTTAATTCTTCCGTAAGGTGTCACGAAGTTAGTGCAACTTGTATTTTTACAATTCTCTACAAGATCAGTGTTACACGCATTTTTATATCAGCCAGGAAACCAGCTGCTTAGCGCAACGCGAATGCTGACGTAAGTCTAatccgattggttgaaacagTTTCATTAGCATGAAACCTTCGAGATAATTGCTTTGTCGAAATGACTCTTCAACCGAAGTTTTCACTGCTAAGCTTAAGTCAACTGGCCAATATAAAACTAGGagaacaatataaaaactacaaGGTATATACCATTAAACAGACAGTCATACTAACAGACAGGAAAAtactaaaattacagtttgaaATTCTAAGGTTGTTGTCAATTTTCGGAAGGTGTTAAGCTTCTTCATCGAAGATGATTGGCTACAACTTTTCCATAATTTAACCACGAACGTGATCGCAAACTTAAAggacaaattaaaaatgcagttcaaaGTACAAGGCGGAATTTCAAACAATAGTTGTTTGATTACAAAAACACCTATAAAACCACTAAGCGTAATTAAAGTTATCCACTGCCAAGAATTCGGTTAAAAACTCGAGGGAACACGCTTAAACTCTTAAAAACAAGCAGGGTAGTAGTTCCTGGTAAATATCGAAGGAAGACCAGACTAAGGTAAAAAATGTTAACCTAGACGAAAAACTTAATATAAACAAAGCTTTGTCATCTGCCGAAGGCTCTAATTAAACATATCTCGTGAACAGAAGTGTTACCGCGGAGATGTACCAAATTGGTACATCTCCTTTGTCCCGAATTCATGTCAGGAGAAACTTTCTATCCATCATCAATTAACTTAGAAAAACCAATACTACTAGTAGTGAAGTAGCTTACTCAAACCAATCAACAAGAACGCTTACAACAACTCCACTATAAACATATATTGTAACAATTGTCACAAGTGGCTAACGTAACTCTTCAATCGACATTTTCCTTCAACAAGACCAAGGAGAATGAATCAACagaaatcattttctcatttcgGGAGAGGATGTCGTTTGATCAGTGCTGATGCGTAGGAGTTAACACCAAGTAAAATGAGTCAAATTgctttttatgatatttttcctTAACCTATAAATATTTCCCGAAACGAATgaattttgtaataaatcccGAACACCGAATAAAATTCCTTTAATAATAttaagtcaaaaacgtgcgcaCTGCGAACATTTTCCATCGcttccatttttattgtttaacaaaattattaggatttggacaaaacgcaagagaaattattccctaatttcacgagtataccatttgattacctattaatatcatgggtgacgaattacgttagcaatcttggatttttgacatgtttatcctggatcatatcgatcgagaactccactctctcaaatgtttagaccttaaatttggcttgtAAATGTTAGACTACACGCCTAAATCAACCACAAATTACTCCAAACTTCTAACTCTTTTAATACGTGTCGGTGGCGTTTTCCGCCATCTTGCGATTACATCATCTTGGCTAGAGCCAGTCCTTTTCGATATTATTCTAACTAGTTCCAGTTCTCTACATTCTCCCCCTCTGGAAAAAGATGTTGTCCTCAACATGAACGGATAGACCATAGTCTCTTGTGGGTTATCTCGTGTAACAGTTCCTCGTATTCTTGTATCTCATTATTGGGTCAACAAAGTTATCCTGGTTGATCAGGCCAGAATGTTCGCTTAAGTTGCCCAAATGTTACTGTGTTATCTTTACTGCACTGTACTGTTCGATAACGCGCCTATATCGATTGTTTGCCCGTACAAAGAACATGTAgagatcgagaaaaaaaaaaaaatctcctaATAAAACAAGGTTGTACCTCTTAAAACGAACGACATGTGAGTTATACTATACTAAACATTTATCCGTCTTATCTAAACGAACGTAATTTCAATTGGTCCAAATCAGTTCCTTTCTCTTCAAGTTAATGCCACCAGGCTTGCTGGTAACGCCACGCAGGCACAGGATACATCGGCTGAACGTGTACTGGGAAAGGTACAAAATAACTGAAGGGCTGAAAGACAGGTTGTTGCACCATCCATGATACCGGGACAGGCTGCCATAACTGGTGTGGATATGATGCTGTGATGCCGCGAATTCCTGTTGTGGAACTGGGTTGAAAGGAGGGTTGTCCCATTGCATCATAGGTCATCCTGAGGGGTGGTCTGCTTACGCGCTGTGACTGTCTTAGAGGTACACCATCTACAGCTTCATCATCGAACGCACCACTTGGTTGCTCTGTGTCTTCAGCCTCTCCCTCTGAGCCTGGACCATCAACTTGACAAGGGTAAGTGTCGTGTTCATCTAACTCTGGAACAATTTGGCAATTGTCTTCAGTATGATTCCTCGTAGACTCGTAAAATTCTTGAAGTTGACCAGGTGTTAACCCAGGGATGTTCTCATCAGTGGTTCTGGTTGTGTTCTCTTGTAGCTCCTGCTGTCTTCGGGTTGTCCTGGGCATCGTGCGACGACTCTTGGATGGCTTAGGTGGTATCTCAACAGGTAGAAAGGAACATGGTAGCAGCAGGTTGcgatgcagaactcttgtcctTCCATTACCAGTCTCTGGTTTTACCTCGTAAACTGGCATATCCTCCCTCTTTTGAGTAACAACGTGGATTTCTTGCTCCCAATAAGAGCGTAACTTTCCTGGGCCACCACGCTCCGTCATGTTTCGCACAAGAACACGGTCTCCTTCACGTAGCGTGGTATGTCTAACTTTCTTGTCATACTGTTGTTTCCCCATGTCTGCACTTTTCTTTGCATGAGCGGAGGCTAGTTCGTAAGCTTCTTTCATGGCTCTTCGCCAATTTTTAACATACTCAGGGTATGTAGAATATCCCTCTGGAGGTTTCAAGCCAAACATTAGGTCGATGGGTAGCCTTGGCGTCCTACCGAATAGTAGATAGAAAGGTGAGAATCCAGTAGAGTCGTGGCGAGTGCAATTGTATGCATGGACTACTTTATTGAGATGGTCACGCCAACGGGATTTCTGTTTCTCTGGCAGGGCTCTCAGCATTGATAGAAGTGTTCGGTTGAACCTTTCAACCTGCCCATTCCCTTGTGGATGGTAGGGGGTTGTCCGCGAATGTTTGATCCCACTCAGTTTCTCAAGGTTGTAGAAGAGTTTGTTTTCGAACTCTCCGCCCTGGTCATGATGAATGGTTCCTGGAAACCCAAATCTCATGATAAAGTCATTATACAGTTTGTTGGCAGCGGTCTTCGCAGACTTATCCCGGGTGGCGTATGCTTGGGCAAATCTGGTGTAGTGATCCATGATTACCAATATGTACTGGTATCCACCCGAGCTTGGTTCGAGATGAACATAGTCCATGGAGACGAGTTGGAAAGGTGCTGTGGAGAGGATAGGCTGAAGTGGTGCGTGGACATGAGTTGCGGGTTTACGTTGCTTCAGGCAACGACACACTTTTGTGACATAATGGGTGATGTCTGCTCTCATAAACGGCCAATAGAAGCGTTCTCTAGCTAGTTCCACTACTCTGTCGGCACCCAAGTGCCCCATGTTTTCGTGTAGCTCTTCATACACCCTTTTGTGGTATTTCTTGGGTAAAACCATTTTGTCTCCACACCCAGTTTTCCGATAAAGGATTCCATCTTCAGCAATAAACAGTTTATTCCATTCGTGTAAGAGTTGTCGGGCAATAGCTGTCTCTTGCTGCCTTTCCTGATAGGTGGGACGCCTTCCAATTTGAATAAACTGTAAAACACGAGCAATTGATGGATCTTCTTGCTGAGCTGCGACAAGTTCATCACGTGGCAGAGTTGGAATGTCTACACGCTCTTCCTTTAACATGTCGTGTACTGCGGTGAGAGATGACAACCAGGCGGTCTGGGGGGTGTTAGTTACATGGACTGAAGATGTGACAGCATCCAGAACATCCTGATTAACTACTTCCGAACAACTTTTCATATAGCCCTCAAAACTGATTGGCATACGAGACAAGGTGTCAGCATCTGCGTTGGCTTTTCCTGGTCGATACCTGATCTCAAAATGGAAGTCGGCTAATTCATTAATCCACCGTAAACCAGTGGCGTTCAGTTTCGCTGATGTTAGGATGTATGTCAAGGGGTTGTTATCAGTGAAAACAGTAAACTTTGGCGAGTAGTAAAGGTAGTCACGGAAGTGTTCAGTCACTGCCCATTTTAGAGCAAGAAACTCAAGTTTTCCTGCGTGAAGGTGGTACTTTTTCTCAGCTGGTGACAGCGCTCGTGAAGCATAAGCAATAACTCGCATGACCCCATCCTGGTTTTGGTACAACACTGCCCCGAG from Porites lutea chromosome 1, jaPorLute2.1, whole genome shotgun sequence encodes the following:
- the LOC140932282 gene encoding uncharacterized protein is translated as MTHLSKYLFAFFACVILFLYSVYIFKPRPLKSTLLQYGTLDEVQGALDTDDDVFSPWYFEDKLMSNAIKAGNTSRMKKVLRKALGGEDINLVVLGGSNSAGGYLGGDEKSLDGLYFRVFIDWWNSYIGGITKALMKEIQLAIGASGSYFYSYCYQTFLAAREKIDIVLIEVSVNDHNNIVPLEQLTRQVLTHPSMPAVLFINLVRYKGSVCENLECFGQTKLAGYYNITSLSLRELLCRKEKGEWRAVIKNTTGTDGKHMNIKAHALVVTMMIKHVRSVIKEVISDINKGIGQVLETKDTKLPKILFIKSESEVLRQPLCWTGKTPDASKPIHHPSLKFKIVDNVGFSMCLKLKSKDKPLRPDAFGGWCGEKMFSYLKLSVFVPDLKVKDLPIRSRSVTVMVMNNKRCNATIWLDNDNNTAVYFSETYGFDQFDTVSTRVKPGYHNLTFRNMCEGMFMVSGIFVGPPDFHLRFP